The genomic region AGGAGGCAGCTGGCGAAGCTCCGGCTTTCTGCCGACAGCCGCACGCCCGGAGGAGGCCTTTGGGGCCCCCACACCCGGCCGCATCAACAGTGTCTTTACCAGCAATGTCCCGCCGCAAATCCGTCAGGTCAAGCATCAACCGAATGAACCCAAATCCACAGACCCCATCACCATTACCGCCAAAATCACCGACCCGGACGGTGTTGCATCCGTCAACCTGAAAGTCCAAATTGTTCTGCCCGGACAGTACATCCCTGCTTATCTGCCGATTCCTATTTCCTCCCTGCTGGCCAATCCGCACCAGATTCAGCCGCAAAATCCGGCGTTTGAAGACCCCGCCAACTGGCAGACCTATCCGATGCGGGATGACGGAACCGGCGGAGATGCCGTTGCCGGAGATTCGATTTACACCGCGGTTCTGCCGGCCCAAAGCAACAGAACCCTCGTGCGGTATCGCATCGAAGCGGCCGACAACACCGGCCGCTCCGTTCGCACCCCGTATGCCGATGACGCCTCGCTGAACTTCGCCTGTTTTGTGTACAACGGCGTGCCCCCCTACGTAGCAAGCAAAGACACTGTGCAGTCCTCCGGTCCGGGCTATACATACAGCTCCGAGATTCTCACCTCCGTGCCCGTCTATCATCTGATTACACGGGCAGAGGACTTCTTCCAGAGCCACGGCTACAACAGCGCCGACCGAATCGAACAGGGCACCACCAACTACAACAATCAGGAGGCCGGCAAGGTCTATAACTGGTCGGGAACCCTCGTCTATGACGGCGAAGTCTATGACAACATCGGCTATCGCCTGCGCGGCGGAAACGGCCGCTACAACTACGGGCAAGGCGGAAAACGCTCCATGAAATTCCGCTTCAACCGCGGTCATTATTTCCAGGCCCGCGACCTGTACGGAAACAAGTTTCCCGCCCGCTGGCAGCATCTGGTCACCGCCAAAATGTTCGGCAACCGCCTCCAGGGCCGATACGCCATCAACGAAATGCTCGATATGATGCTCTGGAATCAGGTCGGTGTACCGGCACCGATGGGCTGGTGGTTCCACTTCCGCGTCATCGACGGCCCCGACGAAGCCCCCAATACCCTCAACGGCCAGTACGAAGGCGACTTCTGGGGACTCTACCTCGCCTGGGAAGATTATGATGGGGCCTTTTTGGACAACCACGATATGCCCAAGGGAAATCTGTATAAATTGTCCGACAAGATCTACGAAGGCCTCCGGCAGCTGCGGTATCAGGGCCCCGATGCGGTGGATGATGCCTCCGATTATGAAAATATCCGATGGAACCTGAACGCCAATGCCACCGCTGCGCAGGTCCTGGCCTGGCTCGATACGGACATGTGGATTCGCTACCATACCATCGTAGAGGCCGTTCGGCATTACGATGTCTTCTCCGGACCGACTTGTTTCCACTGTCTGAAAAACGCCGCGTGGTATTTCTACCCCGACTATAAGCCGGAAAATCAGTACTGGGGCCGTCTGTGGATTCTGCCCTTTGATGTAGATGACACCTGGGGGCCCTTCTTCAATCAGGGAATCGACCACGGAGCGGCAGCTGTTTTTGACCAATACTATGTCACAGAAGGGCAGCCGGTTCAGATGACCATCCAGCCGGCCAAAGCCCCCATCAAACAGGCCTATCGAAACTTTATCCGCGAGTTCCTCGATTTGCACTGGAAGCCGGAAATTATCAACGGAATGATTGACGAACTGGCCTATCATATCTCTGAACTGGTGCCGGCAGACCGTGACCGATGGCGTTTGAATCCGCTTGCAGAGGGCGCCCGGGACGACGGTCCCCTGAGCAATGTAGTGGCGGATTTGAAAAAATTCGCCTGGCAGGGCGGAAGCTGGACAGGCGACCCGTGGTTTGGCGACCCGTCCTGGCCGGGTACTGTGGCCAACCTCGAAGCCCTCGCCGGGGCCGAAGGCGATTCTACCTCGATTCCTTATACGCCGACGATTTCCTACATCGGCACCGCCGGGTATCCAGTCAATGACCTGCGTTTTCAAACCAGCGCATTCAGCGACCCGCAGGGAAGCGGCACGTTCGGCGCCGCCCAGTAGCGAATTGCAGAATATCGCCTCAACTTTTCGCTTCCCCCCACATCAACGGAACTGACCCTCATTGCTCCTGCAAGCCAGTGGCGATACTTCAAGGGCACCCGAGAGCCCTCCAGTGTTTTTGGAGAATGGAGACAGCTTTCCTTCAATGATCAGGATTGGCTGCTCGGACAGACAGCTCTCGGCTACGGAGACAGCGACCTCAATACCATCCTGTCGGATATGAAAAACAGCTATTACACCGTTTATCTTCGCAAAAAATTTGAAATTCCCGACAAAAATCTAATTCAGTCCTTGAAACTTCGCATCCGTATCGATGACGGCTGCATCATCTGGATTAACGGCGTCGAAGTCGCCCGTCTGTACTGCACCGCCGGGGACAAATACTACAACAGTCTGACGGGCACAACGAATCACGAGGCAGACAACGCGAACGCCTACGAAGAGATTGCCCTGTCAGGACCTTATGACTATCTGATAACCGGCGACAATGTGATGGCTGTCCATGCACTCCAGGCATCAACAACCAGCAGTGATTTCTCCGTTGATGTCGCTCTTATCGCCCAAACCACAGAGCCGGTGAAAACCGGTCTGGCTTCCGAGTCGAACAAATATGAAATCCAGCCGACCTGGCTGAGTGATGAAATCACCGACCCGGCCAATCGAACCATCCAGATTCCCGGTTCGGTCGTCCGGACTGGCTGCACCTACCGAGTCCGCTGCCGGATGAAAGACGACACCGGTCGCTGGAGTCACTGGTCCGAGCCGATCGAATTTACAGCCGGAGAACCCATCGGAGCCGACTTGTTAAATTATCTTCGTGTCAGCGAACTGATGTATCATCCGGCCCCGGACCCCTTCGGCCGCTACGACAAAGAAGAGTTTGAATTTCTTGAACTGACCAACACCAGTACCGGCAAAACGCTGGATTTAAGCACCGTTTCCATCAGCAATGGGATCATCTTCTCCTTTGCCGGTTCTCCCCTCACAACCCTGGCCCCCGGCGAATTTGTTCTGATTGTCCGCAATCAGACAGCCTTCAGCCTGCGGTACCCCGGCCTGTCTTCAAAAATAGCCGGACAGTATTCCGGAAAACTGAACAATGACGGAGAAACAATCGACATCTCCGACACATGGAACGGTGTAATTGTATCCTTCACCTACAACGACGGATTCGGCTGGCCCCAGGCCGCAGACGGCGGCGGTCATTCCCTTGTGCCGGTCGGCTGGTGGACGATGGAAGACCAGCAGGCCGGAATCCTTGACTACGGCACCAGCTGGCGCCAGAGTGCTTATATCGGCGGCTCGCCCGGCGCAGCAGACCCAACCCCGGCCGCGTCAATCGTCCTGAACGAGTTTATGGCCCATACCGATTTCAGCGACCCGCTGTATCCGGGCTATGACAGCAATGACTGGATTGAATTATACAATCCCACTGCATCCCCTATTGCACTGGACGGAAACTGGTATTTGAGTGATGACATCACCAACCTGAAAAAATGGGCAATT from Anaerohalosphaeraceae bacterium harbors:
- a CDS encoding lamin tail domain-containing protein, whose translation is MKNSYYTVYLRKKFEIPDKNLIQSLKLRIRIDDGCIIWINGVEVARLYCTAGDKYYNSLTGTTNHEADNANAYEEIALSGPYDYLITGDNVMAVHALQASTTSSDFSVDVALIAQTTEPVKTGLASESNKYEIQPTWLSDEITDPANRTIQIPGSVVRTGCTYRVRCRMKDDTGRWSHWSEPIEFTAGEPIGADLLNYLRVSELMYHPAPDPFGRYDKEEFEFLELTNTSTGKTLDLSTVSISNGIIFSFAGSPLTTLAPGEFVLIVRNQTAFSLRYPGLSSKIAGQYSGKLNNDGETIDISDTWNGVIVSFTYNDGFGWPQAADGGGHSLVPVGWWTMEDQQAGILDYGTSWRQSAYIGGSPGAADPTPAASIVLNEFMAHTDFSDPLYPGYDSNDWIELYNPTASPIALDGNWYLSDDITNLKKWAIPSITVPASGFVSFDEISGFHNPLTSGFGLDKAGETIFLSYLPGTAGTDRIVDCIRFKGQENSISMGRYPNGGAYWFRMTGTRGTSNAVPLAGIVISELMYNPPNTTGAEEYIELFNPTGLSVSLTSPDGSGNWRLDNAVSFTFPSGLIMAPGAKIVIVPFDPVLESGRLNAFNAYYNCSLTPGVNVFGPWSGNLSNGGERLALEKPQASDIPGDPSAISWVVMDQVTYSDYTPWPAGADGLGYSLTRLYPSNPSKSGDDPTNWTAVSPTPGF
- a CDS encoding lamin tail domain-containing protein → MKRTFFCLLGMLFSAYTPAEMVHRYSFNTNADDLVGSAHGVLKGTAAVSGGALVLDGSNAWLELPPAVIGINKYHSITIEAWFTLNVSTGWNRLFDFGDTYADQGGYYLFYSPSAGGSGSRFCISTTGYPGYSTGEQSVDSSLISSGTKTQIVCVYDGINRQMRIYKNGYLAASASNITHLLTDVHPAFAFIGKSCYTWDPLLNGSVDEFRIYNIPFDASMVLASYQAGPNSPTTVYSVPSNPSPADGQNAGILPTLTWNADPNPAILYHRVYLGTDYRTVLTATTTTAGVYQTTKPSTDRTFTPSAPLERDQLYYWRIEEVTSSGYIFSGPVWSFLAVNPKANNPSPVPGTIGVSPAGVTLQWQAGYQAAGHRILLGTSPSTLQVLQENYPDTSYWVGPLEPGRDYFWRVDEHTASGPDVEGDLWSFSTSDSIPACLPGDLDGNCLVDLNDLVVFAVQWMQSVNCSGYDCADFDKSRFVDLADFSTLAAGWQETATPLIVINEIHYHPDSNKEPVEFIELYNAGAQTIDLNGWSLEDAVEYRFTSSYPFAPGDFVVIAANPAAVNQKFGVSAFGPWQGKLSNEGERIILQDPLGQKIDEVNYGPSFPWPTAADGEGASMELLNPYLDNDLGGSWRSSGFLPTAARPEEAFGAPTPGRINSVFTSNVPPQIRQVKHQPNEPKSTDPITITAKITDPDGVASVNLKVQIVLPGQYIPAYLPIPISSLLANPHQIQPQNPAFEDPANWQTYPMRDDGTGGDAVAGDSIYTAVLPAQSNRTLVRYRIEAADNTGRSVRTPYADDASLNFACFVYNGVPPYVASKDTVQSSGPGYTYSSEILTSVPVYHLITRAEDFFQSHGYNSADRIEQGTTNYNNQEAGKVYNWSGTLVYDGEVYDNIGYRLRGGNGRYNYGQGGKRSMKFRFNRGHYFQARDLYGNKFPARWQHLVTAKMFGNRLQGRYAINEMLDMMLWNQVGVPAPMGWWFHFRVIDGPDEAPNTLNGQYEGDFWGLYLAWEDYDGAFLDNHDMPKGNLYKLSDKIYEGLRQLRYQGPDAVDDASDYENIRWNLNANATAAQVLAWLDTDMWIRYHTIVEAVRHYDVFSGPTCFHCLKNAAWYFYPDYKPENQYWGRLWILPFDVDDTWGPFFNQGIDHGAAAVFDQYYVTEGQPVQMTIQPAKAPIKQAYRNFIREFLDLHWKPEIINGMIDELAYHISELVPADRDRWRLNPLAEGARDDGPLSNVVADLKKFAWQGGSWTGDPWFGDPSWPGTVANLEALAGAEGDSTSIPYTPTISYIGTAGYPVNDLRFQTSAFSDPQGSGTFGAAQ